In the genome of Afipia felis ATCC 53690, the window TAAGGATTCTGCTCCCGATGACGTGCCGGAGGACCATGTCATGGTCTGCTCCCTGCCCGAACAGAGGGCCAGCTCTTCAAACCTGACCAGGACCTACAAGTCCGCGATCAACTCGCCTTTGCCACTCACCTTGGCTCCACCGCTCCCCAAGGTGCGCGCAACGCTGCTGTTCGAGTTCCCTTACGCACAGGAGGCGATCGACGCCATCCTGTCCGATCTCGTCGGCCAGCGGGGCGTGAGACTCAAGCCAACCCTGCTGGTTGGCCAACCTGGCGCGGGCAAGTCCCGCTTTGCCAGGCGTCTGGCCGAAGAGCTCGGCCTTATTGTCTGGCGCGTCGACGGCGCGCAGTCGGACGGCTCAATCTTTGCCGGCACCGACCGGCGCTGGCACTCGACCGAGCCCTGTCATCCGTTCATGGCGGTGCACCGCGCGGGCCACGCCAATCCGCTCGTGCTAATTGATGAGCTCGAGAAGGCCGCAACCCGATCCGACCATGGCCGGCTGTGGGATTGCCTGCTCGGCTTCTTCGAGCCGGAGACCGCCGCGCGTTATCCGGATCCTGCGCTACAAACCGCGCTCGACCTGTCGCACGTCAATTACATCATGACGGCGAACAGCACCGATGCCCTGCCCTCACCGCTGCGGGACCGGTTGCGCGTGATCAGCTTCCCCACGCCGCAAGCCCGAGATCTCGACGCACTGCTACCCGCGATCCTCGCCGGCATCGCCATTGAGCGCCAGCTCGATCCGCGCTGGATCATCCCGCTGGACGGCGACGAGTACCACGCCACTGCGTATCATTGGCGCGGCGGCTCCGTCCGGCAACTCAAGCGGATCGTCGAGGTTATTCTCAAAGCACGAGAGAAAAACACCGTGCCGAACTAAGCCCGATCGCAAAGAAGGCAGCCGCCGGATGCGGCTGCCTGTACAATTGATTCAGGCAATCACTTTTCGTCGGCCTGACACCACGCAACACTTCCGCCGACAATGCCGGTGAACGGCTCAAAGCCTGCAGAACGCGCGCATGGAATGATCCCTTGAGAAAACTAGGGGCTGCTGCATGTGGAAGTCGCCAGCCCTTCGGCGCTTGGCAGCTGAGCACAGGTCAATCCTGATTGAATGTACGTTAAATCTGGAACCCGAACTGCGTTGATCCCCTTCGTCATAGTCAGCCCGTATCAGGCAATCTTTTTGCGTTGGGCAGACTGTGCTACTCGGTTTAATTCAAGCCGGTCGTTAACGTTTTTCACTGTCTCATCGAGCACGCCATTGCGCATGCCGAACTGGGCCGCAATCTTCTGAACAAGGAGATCAACGCGCTCAATATTTGGAGCCCCTGCGAACAATGCGCGTGCTGCCGACGACGGCTTTGACAATCCCTGCGCCGCTGCTGCATATTTTTCGAACGGAACAAGATCACTCGGCGCAGCACCAAGCTTTATGCAGACCTGCTGCACCCAACTGTAGATCGCCCGCGACTCTTCAGGATCAGAGTGCACAGCATCTCGAATCGAGCGGATCTCGCTAGCCTGAACGCATCGATAATTTCCCGTCAGCAGCATTGCCCATTTTGCGGTCGGAACGAATAGCGAGTCGTGCACTTTCAACTTTACGGGAACTTCGAGATCCCCATCCTTTACTGAAATGCGCGCGGCCTCAATATCGGCCTGGATCGCTCGTAGCATCGCTGTGTCTTGCGGCCGCACGAAGGCTGCAGCCTTAAAATTAGTGGGAAGCGTTACCTGCAGTACATTCAACCCTTCCTCGGGCGGTCGAAATGCCTGTGGGTCTGGACTACAAAGCGTCATCAGATCAGAATCGAAGATATTCCATACTTTTGACGCGGAGAAACATTCGGCCAATGCATCAACATTAAGCCTCGGTATGCGTCGAAGAAATGTCTGCGGCGGCATGTTCATGATCGACATGGTCGGTATACGTCGGCGCGCAATTTGAGCCATCAGATCTTCAAGGCTCTTGGCAGCATATTGTGGTTCCTGCATTGCGAGAACCACTAGATCACACTCATTGAGATTTGCATCTGCCGGACTCTCGGCGCGGATTGTTCCAATTACCTCCTTGGACTTAATCTCAGCCAAGCCTGCATGTCCACGAATGGGGAAGCGAACAATAGTGCCCTCACTATTGATAAGGTCTGCTTCCTCAGGCAGACACACCAACGTCACCCGGTGGCCACCCATCGCAAGTTTGGTTGCAAAAAGAGAGCCGTACGACGCACCGAGAATGAGCACTCTGTACTTATCTGACATTCTTAATCCTGCTTTGTAGTTAGATTGACCCTTGTGGACCGCGCTGATGGCGATCGCTCAGAGCGTTCGATTTCCTGTCATGCTCAATACCCAGAAACTCAAGCTCACCTGGCATTGGTCCACCCGTAGCCCAATCAAGCAACTCCACCGTGTGAACGATCGGAATGCCGATGCCTGACTTCAGTTGAACAGCACAGCCTACATTCCCGGTGGCAATCACCTGAGGATTCACCTTCTGGATATTTGCAATTTTTCGATCACGCAGCTTCGATGCAATCTGCGGCTGCAATATATTGTACGTGCCAGCAGAGCCACAGCAAATGTAAGACTCTGGGATATCTCGCACATCGAAACCAGCAGCCTTGAGCAAGAACTTTGGCTCGTCACGAATCTGCTGGCCATGTTGCATTGAACATGCGGAATGATACGCCACCGTCAGCTTCGGCCTCCCGACGAAATTCAACGGTCCCAACTCGTGGAGGAATTCCGTGATATCCTTAGCGATCGCCGACACCTTTGCCGCCTTATCTGCATAGGCAGGGTCATTGCGTAGCATGAAGCCGTAATCCTTAACTGTTGTACCGCAGCCGGATGCAGTAATGATGATTGCGTCCAAACCTTTCTCGATTTCGGAAAACCATGCATCGACATTCTGCCGTACGAAGCTCAGAGTTTCCACCTCGCGCCCCAAATGATGGGTAAGCGCTCCACAACAGCCTTGCTTGGACACATCAAATACTTCAATGCCGTGACGCGAGAGCAAGCGTTCTGTCGCCGCATTATAAGACGGGCGCAAAACAGGTTGCGCGCATCCTTTGAGAATAGATACTCGTTTATATGCAGCTACGGCGACTGCAGGCTTCGGAGGCATACTTGCCAGCTCGCTCGGCACCAAATCTATCATCGCGGCGAGCCGCCCGCCGCCACGAGGTATCCGCTTTATCAAGCCACGCAATGGGCGCGCTGCAAGACCAAACGGCAGCAACATCCGCAGTCGCCATGGATACGGAAGCACTTTTGCCAAGGTCCAGCGAAACAACCGATCCAGGAGCGGGCGCTTATAAGTGTTCTCAATATAGGTCCTCGCGTGATCGACAAGGTGCATATAGTTCACGCCGGACGGACATGTTGTCATGCATGAAAGACAAGATAAGCAACGATCAATATGCTTCACAACGTCAGACGTTGGCGCAATTCCTTCTTCTAGCATGGACTTAATGAGATAAATTCGACCCCGAGGGCTATCAAGCTCGTCACCAAGTAACAGATAGGTGGGGCATGTGGCTGTGCAAAACCCACAATGGACGCAAGTGCGCAACACTTTTTCCGACGACCTCATCGCCGGATCCTCAAGCTGCTCCGGAAGGAAGTTTGTTTTCATCGATTAAATCCAGTCGTACATCCGGTGCGGATTCAAGATACCAGCCGGATCGAAGGCATTTTTGAGTCGCCTCGTAATGGCCATCAGCGCAGGCGACAACTCTTGAAAAACGGGAATGTCGCGGCGCACGTGCTCACTCGCCCTCATGAGCGTTGCATACCCACTTGTTTGTCCAACGGCGGCTCGAATGGTTTCACATCCAGAGCCAAGCCAGCTCGGTACCGCAACCCAAACTAGGCCGCCCGACCAATCAAAATACCAGCGCACGCCTTCGAGTTTCGATTTAATAATGGCCATCACCTCGGAGGCGCGATCCGGTGGAACGGAAAGACGCCACACAGCTTCATCCTGTCTTGCTCGAAGCGGACCGAGCTCGCGAATGCCTGCCCAGACGAATGCTGAACGCTCTTTATCTAGGCAGAGAACAGATCCATATTCCCTAAGGGCGGCATACAACCGACCGACTCTTACTTCGACTGAAGCAAGCGAACCCTCAATCCTGATCAGCGTCTGAGCAGGCATATCGACATCTTGCTCGGGGATATGAGCCGCTCCACTGACATCGTAGCTTGACCTCATAGCTGTGGTAAGAACTTCAATCCCATCCACATCAGACAACCCTTCTAGGCACAACGTTTTGGACACGCGGGCGCTGGGCAAGACTTTGAAGGTAACTTCACTCAGAAAGCCAAGTGTCCCCCACGAACCGGCCATCAACTTGACCAAGTCAAGTCCAGTCACATTCTTCATGACACGCCCGCCGGATTTAATGATGTCCCCGCGCCCGTTAACGAAACGAACGCCAAGTAGGCAATCGCGTGCGGCGCCTACGGATATGCGTCGCGACCCGGACAGATTCATTGCGGCCACCGCGCCGATCGTCGGCCGGCCACGAACACCATATAGTCCATAAAAATTTGGCGGCTCGAAAGGCAAATCCTGCCCATTATCCTGCAACAGCGCTCGAATTTCGTCGAGTGACGTTCCCGAGCGCGCCTGAATGACAAGCTCACTTGGCTCGTACATGACAACGCCCTTGAGGTTCACCGACGAAAGCACGCTGTCTGCAAGAACTGGGCGACCCGCCGACGATTTGGTACCACCGCCCTCGATACGCAGGGGAGACTGGCACCCCGCTGCTTCCCTGATCACCTCTGCTGCTTCCACCTCGTCGTGAGGTTCATGCCGAATTGAATCAAACATCAGGATGTTCCCGCGCACGCAGGCCGGCAATCGAGCGGAAAAACTTTCGCCGGATTAAGCAGCCATTTCGGATCAAATGCCGCGCGCGCATACATTTGCTGATCGAGATCGCCCTGCGAGAACTGTACCAGCATAAGGTCACGCTTCTCGATTCCAACGCCATGTTCCCCGGTCAGGCAGCCGCCGACTTCGACACAAAGCTTGAGCAGATCCTCGCCTGCCGCCTCCGCCTTTTCCATCTCGCCAGACTTATTGATGTCGAAAAGAATAAGCGGGTGGAGATTTCCATCTCCAGCGTGGAAAACATTCGCCACCCGCAATCCGTATTCCGCGATGATCTCCTGCGTGCGCCGGAGGACGTATGAAAGCTGACCGGTCGGAATGGTGCCGTCCATGCAGATATAGTCGGAGATACGGCCCGTTGCGCCAAAGGCAGCCTTCCGCCCCTTCCAGATCGCCGCGCTTTCCACGTCACTACGGGAAACCTTGATGCTGCGAGGAGTATAGGCCGACACAATGTCGGTAATCTGTTCCAACGTAGCATCGATTTCCTCGTTGGTCCCTTCGACCTCGACAATCAGCATCGCCTCGACATCGAGCGGATATCCGGCCTTCGCGTAATCTTCGGTAATCCCGATAGCCGTACGATCCATATACTCCAACGCAACGGGAATAATCCCCGCACCGATAATAGCGGCCACCGCCGCTCCTGCGGCTTCGACGGAATCAAACCCGAGAAGAGCGGGCCGGGCATTTTCCGCAGCCCGGATGATGCGAACGGTGGCTTCGGTCACGATACCCAGTTGCCCTTCCGACCCGCATACCAACCCGAGAAGATCATATCCCGGAGAGTCGAGATGCTCTCCGCCTATTTCAACGATTGTGCCGTCAATCAGAACGAGCTTTACGCCGAGAAGGTTATTCGTCGTCACGCCATACTTGAGACAATGAGCTCCACCCGAATTCATGCCGATATTGCCGCCGATGCTACAAGCAAGCTGGCTCGACGGATCGGGCGCATAGAAAAATCCCTCGGCTCTGACCTCCTGGCTGACCGCGAGGTTAGTAATGCCCGCCTGAACGCAAGCGGTCCGGTTTCGATAATTGATCGATAGCACGCGCTTCATCTTCGCTAGGCCGACAACGATTGCGTCCTCTTGCGGAATCGCACCGCCGGCGAGCGACGTTCCAGCGCCACGGGCGACGATCTTGATGTCATGTTGATTGCAATAACGAAGAACCGCCGACACCTGCTCCGTCGTCGTCGGCAGTACCACGGCGAGTGGGACGCGGCGATACGCGGTCAACGCGTCTGTCTCATAAGCACGCAATTCATCGCTGCTGGAAATGACGGACTCCGGCGAGAGGATTCGCTCAAGATCACAGATGATTTTCGGACGACGCTCTAGGATCGTGTTGTCCGGCGCAGGAATTTCGATCATCAAGTAGAACTCTCGCGGTTTACTTCAAGTGGTCGCGGTAGAGAGCAGCACGCGCCGCATAATCGCGCGCGTTATCGGCAATCCACTTCACCTCGTCATCCGTGAGCTGGCGTACAGCCCTTCCCGGAACTCCGAGGATCAGCGAGCGGTCCGGATAGGTTTTACCTTCCGGCACAACACTCCCTGCCGCCACGATGCTGTCCTTTCCGATTTTCGCATCATTAAGGATGGTTGCGTGAATTCCTACAAGGCTTCCATCTCCAATCGTGCATCCATGCACAACTGCGGCATGCCCCACCGTGACATTGTGACCAATCGACATGGGATGACCCGGATCAACATGCAAAATTGCACCGTCCTGAATATTGGCGCCACTTTCGATTGAGATCAGATCATTATCGGCACGCACGACGGCGCTCGGCCACACACTGGCATTCTCTGCCAACCGCACCTGCCCGATCACCGTAGCATTCGGCGCCACGTACGCCGTGTCCGCCACTGATGGATGGAGGTTCTGCAAGGTAAAGATCGTCATATGTCGTTCCGTTGATGAGAGTAGGGCACGAAGGGTTCCTCTTTCGTGAGTCAAGCCGCATCACCGCCTTGGATTTGGCGCGCTGTATTGGACGACAAGCCACTACCGAAGAGGTAGCCCACCGCGGCCTCCGTCATCATGACAACCGCCGGCGTCACCAACGCGATATAAATGTTGTCAATTCCGAAGGGATCTCCAAGTAAATACCAGACGGTTGTCGTCACGGTTGCACCAATGAGGCCCATCGTTGCGCCCCGATTACTTCCGAAAAACGGGAGATAGAAGCCAATCATCGCTACGATGGAGATCGCCAGCCGCAACGCTCGCGTGAAGAACGAGAGATGCAGCACCTCGGGAGCGTAGAAGACAAAGAGAAGAGGCAGAAATCCGATTGGAACCGCAAGCAGACGAGACATGCGCAATTCCTTTTCTTCCGTTGGCTTAAACATCGGAACGTAGAAGTCGCGAACAATGAGAGCTGCAATCCCGATTGAAATGCTGCTCACTCCCACCAACACCGACGCCACCAGCGAAACAGTAACAATGCCGGAAAGCCAAGGGGACATATGGTCAAGAAATATCGGAAGCGCATAGAGACTCTTCATATCAGGGAAGAGATACTTCGCGCACACACCGATAATGCCGAGAGCGAAGCTGATGGGCACGCAAAGAATCCCTGCGACGTAACAGGCATTACGCACCTGACTAGGTCCCTTCAACGCCGAGATTGCTTGAATGATATACTGGGTCGAGAAAATGGCACCGACATTCGCGATTGCCCAGGCGATTATCGTTGAAGCACCAATCTTGCCATCCCACGTGAAGTAATAAGATGGCAACTTCGCTACCATAGGACCGAAACCTTTGGTCATAATCAACGCAACCACCAAAACGATAATAACGCCGATGTACTTGACCGCGGTGTGAAGCACCGAAACGTAAGCTGTGCTCTTAAGACCACCAACCGCACAATAGAACGTGCTGATTACGGCCGTCAGAACTGCTGCCGCCGCAAAAGAAATATGGAGCGAAGTTGAAACAGAAGCTGCGCCGCCAACGTAATAGCCAACATTTACGAGCAACAGCGCGTAGATCATAATGACGGAGACTGTCAGCTGCGTAGAGCGACCATACTTCTTCGCAATCGCCGCTGAGATCGTATACTCCCCTGAGTTGTAAAGCTTTCGGCCGAGAAGAAGCCCGAAGAGCGGAAAACCGACGGCAACGCTCAATACCGCCCAGGATGCTGCTGCACCCTTCTCAAACGCCGTTTGCGCGGCACCAATTGTCGATTTAGCTCCTATAAATTCCGACATCATAAGAACGCCAATAATGAAAGCCGGAACTGACCTCGCCGCGACGTTAAAGTCTGAATTCGTTTTGGCGCGATATCTGATCGTCAACCAAGTTGCAAAGCCGATATAAGTAACGACCATCCCGACGACGATAGCTGTATTATTGAGATCAAACCCTCGCACTCAAGTCTCCTTTTTTGATGGAGGCGTTTCGACTACGTGATGCTATGAGGTTTCTGATAAGCATACGCAGGCGATGACGCCGCCTTGTACATTTCCTCCGAGGCAGGTTTCTTTGAATGACCTGCTTCCCATGTATGATGCTTAGGTTGATGGCTGTGGTAGCTACCCCAATCGGGTAGCTACCAATATCGAGCTATGAATGCCGACTGCGCCAAATCATGATGGATCGAACAGCACGCCTGGATTGAGAATAGCTTTCGGATCGAAGGTGTGCTTCGCAGCCTTCATGGCTGAACAGAACAGCTCGGGGCGTTCCTTGTCATACCAGGGGCGATGATCCCGGCCGAGCGCATGGTGATGGGTAGTCGTTCCTCCAGCATCAACCATCGCCGTTTCAGCGATCTTCTTGATCGCCATGTACTGCTCTGGAATACGAGCCTTATCGCCGTAGGCGTACCAGGTGAAGTACGGCGCCGGGCCGTCCGGATAGATATGAGTAAATCGGCAGGTGACAGAACCGGGCCGCCCCGTGACTTCCCGAATCGCACGAAGCGTTTCCGCTCTCACATGTTCACGCATTCGGGCAAACTGCCCCCAGGTGACGCATGTTTCCATCGTTTCGCGCATCACGCCGCGAGCGATCGCGTATTCACGCAAGTAAGGACCGCGCAGAAACTTGTCGCGCCAACTCTTGGCGCTGGAATCTGCGTTCGCATCACCCTTCAGAACTGAGGCATCCCAGGTGCCGCCATGATCGCCACAGATTTCAAGCGCGCGATTCATCCAGACATCGACCGGATGGTCCGCGGATTCAAAGCCGAGCACCAGAATGTCGTAGGTGCCGTCGCTCGAACCGGTGTAGGCGGCTTCTTCACGTTCGACCAAGCGGGCGCTTGCGGGATAGAGACCAGATTGCGAAATGACGCGCGTCGCCTCGACCGCCTTGTCGTAGTCGCTGAACCGGACGCTGACCATCTGCCGGAAGGTCGGTCGCTTATGCAAACGCACCCATGCTTCGGTGATGATGCCCAAGGCACCCTCGGATCCAAGGAACAAGCGGTCCGGATTCGGGCCGGAGCCGGATGCCGGAAAGCGGCGCGATTCGATATTTCCCGACGGGGTAACGACTTTCAGGCTTTGAACGTGATCGTCGATCTGCGTGTAGACGGTCGCGAAGTGACCTGCGGCCCGAGTCGCAATCCATCCGCCCAAAGAGGAGAACTCCCATGCCTGCAAAAAGAAGCGCATGGTAAGGCCGCTCGACTTGAGTTGCCGCTCAAGGCTCGGGCCAAGAACGCCAGCCTGAATTCGCGCGGACTGCGACGCATGGTCGATCTCAAGCACCTTGTCGAAATACTTCATGTCGATCGACACAACGCCGCGATAGCGGTCATACGTCGGAGGATTGACGCCGCCGACGACGCTCGTTCCGCCGCCGTACGGAATAG includes:
- the glcF gene encoding glycolate oxidase subunit GlcF produces the protein MKTNFLPEQLEDPAMRSSEKVLRTCVHCGFCTATCPTYLLLGDELDSPRGRIYLIKSMLEEGIAPTSDVVKHIDRCLSCLSCMTTCPSGVNYMHLVDHARTYIENTYKRPLLDRLFRWTLAKVLPYPWRLRMLLPFGLAARPLRGLIKRIPRGGGRLAAMIDLVPSELASMPPKPAVAVAAYKRVSILKGCAQPVLRPSYNAATERLLSRHGIEVFDVSKQGCCGALTHHLGREVETLSFVRQNVDAWFSEIEKGLDAIIITASGCGTTVKDYGFMLRNDPAYADKAAKVSAIAKDITEFLHELGPLNFVGRPKLTVAYHSACSMQHGQQIRDEPKFLLKAAGFDVRDIPESYICCGSAGTYNILQPQIASKLRDRKIANIQKVNPQVIATGNVGCAVQLKSGIGIPIVHTVELLDWATGGPMPGELEFLGIEHDRKSNALSDRHQRGPQGSI
- a CDS encoding sodium:solute symporter family protein, with the translated sequence MRGFDLNNTAIVVGMVVTYIGFATWLTIRYRAKTNSDFNVAARSVPAFIIGVLMMSEFIGAKSTIGAAQTAFEKGAAASWAVLSVAVGFPLFGLLLGRKLYNSGEYTISAAIAKKYGRSTQLTVSVIMIYALLLVNVGYYVGGAASVSTSLHISFAAAAVLTAVISTFYCAVGGLKSTAYVSVLHTAVKYIGVIIVLVVALIMTKGFGPMVAKLPSYYFTWDGKIGASTIIAWAIANVGAIFSTQYIIQAISALKGPSQVRNACYVAGILCVPISFALGIIGVCAKYLFPDMKSLYALPIFLDHMSPWLSGIVTVSLVASVLVGVSSISIGIAALIVRDFYVPMFKPTEEKELRMSRLLAVPIGFLPLLFVFYAPEVLHLSFFTRALRLAISIVAMIGFYLPFFGSNRGATMGLIGATVTTTVWYLLGDPFGIDNIYIALVTPAVVMMTEAAVGYLFGSGLSSNTARQIQGGDAA
- a CDS encoding FAD-linked oxidase C-terminal domain-containing protein; the encoded protein is MMIEIPAPDNTILERRPKIICDLERILSPESVISSSDELRAYETDALTAYRRVPLAVVLPTTTEQVSAVLRYCNQHDIKIVARGAGTSLAGGAIPQEDAIVVGLAKMKRVLSINYRNRTACVQAGITNLAVSQEVRAEGFFYAPDPSSQLACSIGGNIGMNSGGAHCLKYGVTTNNLLGVKLVLIDGTIVEIGGEHLDSPGYDLLGLVCGSEGQLGIVTEATVRIIRAAENARPALLGFDSVEAAGAAVAAIIGAGIIPVALEYMDRTAIGITEDYAKAGYPLDVEAMLIVEVEGTNEEIDATLEQITDIVSAYTPRSIKVSRSDVESAAIWKGRKAAFGATGRISDYICMDGTIPTGQLSYVLRRTQEIIAEYGLRVANVFHAGDGNLHPLILFDINKSGEMEKAEAAGEDLLKLCVEVGGCLTGEHGVGIEKRDLMLVQFSQGDLDQQMYARAAFDPKWLLNPAKVFPLDCRPACAGTS
- a CDS encoding gamma carbonic anhydrase family protein; translation: MTIFTLQNLHPSVADTAYVAPNATVIGQVRLAENASVWPSAVVRADNDLISIESGANIQDGAILHVDPGHPMSIGHNVTVGHAAVVHGCTIGDGSLVGIHATILNDAKIGKDSIVAAGSVVPEGKTYPDRSLILGVPGRAVRQLTDDEVKWIADNARDYAARAALYRDHLK
- the glcE gene encoding glycolate oxidase subunit GlcE; its protein translation is MFDSIRHEPHDEVEAAEVIREAAGCQSPLRIEGGGTKSSAGRPVLADSVLSSVNLKGVVMYEPSELVIQARSGTSLDEIRALLQDNGQDLPFEPPNFYGLYGVRGRPTIGAVAAMNLSGSRRISVGAARDCLLGVRFVNGRGDIIKSGGRVMKNVTGLDLVKLMAGSWGTLGFLSEVTFKVLPSARVSKTLCLEGLSDVDGIEVLTTAMRSSYDVSGAAHIPEQDVDMPAQTLIRIEGSLASVEVRVGRLYAALREYGSVLCLDKERSAFVWAGIRELGPLRARQDEAVWRLSVPPDRASEVMAIIKSKLEGVRWYFDWSGGLVWVAVPSWLGSGCETIRAAVGQTSGYATLMRASEHVRRDIPVFQELSPALMAITRRLKNAFDPAGILNPHRMYDWI
- a CDS encoding AAA family ATPase produces the protein MSKPFDDNDDDDNSSSLGPDDNGDAGEEISITIDDERLLLGTAADSGDLKDERLSLHRLFRYGLLSDEHSSLVEERLAAEINQVAPKVALEPWLIAKDYATGALLAEELDRLATAEDRAILRSLSDCVRLLSLPAPHIAYDAKAYWRVTAALFAARKKRWHVLSKPMLAEVESFLYGWAAAPLVLQVTPELQHYDLAVDAALGLGHFMVTCRIQAAQEEVRNEYRHRDDDQTSDKTATSKDSAPDDVPEDHVMVCSLPEQRASSSNLTRTYKSAINSPLPLTLAPPLPKVRATLLFEFPYAQEAIDAILSDLVGQRGVRLKPTLLVGQPGAGKSRFARRLAEELGLIVWRVDGAQSDGSIFAGTDRRWHSTEPCHPFMAVHRAGHANPLVLIDELEKAATRSDHGRLWDCLLGFFEPETAARYPDPALQTALDLSHVNYIMTANSTDALPSPLRDRLRVISFPTPQARDLDALLPAILAGIAIERQLDPRWIIPLDGDEYHATAYHWRGGSVRQLKRIVEVILKAREKNTVPN
- a CDS encoding FAD-binding oxidoreductase, producing the protein MNKMHGGLQERRRKFYGWGYEGDEVSPTEIAEFEKAWTELLGVGDFSAVPFPTLESVTIRDSRVKVPAALQNICTTDKYDRLYHTYGAGTVDVAYAVRGEFRNPPDAVAYPRTEQDIVDIYRWCENDSLAAIPYGGGTSVVGGVNPPTYDRYRGVVSIDMKYFDKVLEIDHASQSARIQAGVLGPSLERQLKSSGLTMRFFLQAWEFSSLGGWIATRAAGHFATVYTQIDDHVQSLKVVTPSGNIESRRFPASGSGPNPDRLFLGSEGALGIITEAWVRLHKRPTFRQMVSVRFSDYDKAVEATRVISQSGLYPASARLVEREEAAYTGSSDGTYDILVLGFESADHPVDVWMNRALEICGDHGGTWDASVLKGDANADSSAKSWRDKFLRGPYLREYAIARGVMRETMETCVTWGQFARMREHVRAETLRAIREVTGRPGSVTCRFTHIYPDGPAPYFTWYAYGDKARIPEQYMAIKKIAETAMVDAGGTTTHHHALGRDHRPWYDKERPELFCSAMKAAKHTFDPKAILNPGVLFDPS